In Ahaetulla prasina isolate Xishuangbanna chromosome 5, ASM2864084v1, whole genome shotgun sequence, the following are encoded in one genomic region:
- the LOC131200146 gene encoding vitelline membrane outer layer protein 1-like has protein sequence MVSMDLSAGTILLLTISCCLWNTESRKHSSVLSVPNGGTWGEWGPISFCSSGYAKGFALKVEKGDLTFDHTGLNGIRLYCDDDTDIESRVGPWGKWTRKLFCPKGYLVSFSLRVEPRQGLNDDTAANNIEFKCSDGAKLKGIGTARGDFGPWSESCPSNGICGMRTRVEDAQGIADDTALNDVVFYCC, from the exons ATGGTTTCCATGGATCTCTCTGCCGGCACTATTCTTCTCTTGACTATTTCCTGCTGCCTGTGGAATACCGAATCTCGAAAACATTCGTCCGTGCTCAGTGTGCCAAATGGGGGTACCTGGGGTGAATGGGGTCCAATTTCGTTTTGCTCTTCTGGCTATGCTAAGGGCTTTGCCCTGAAG GTGGAAAAAGGCGATTTGACTTTTGACCATACAGGTCTGAATGGAATCCGCTTGTACTGTGACGATGACACAGATATTGAGTCTAGAGTTGGACC GTGGGGAAAGTGGACCAGAAAACTATTCTGCCCTAAAGGCTACCTGGTTTCTTTTTCTCTGAGAGTGGAACCACGTCAAGGACTGAATGATGATACAGCAGCTAACAACATCGAGTTCAAATGCAGTGATGGTGCTAAGTTGAAAGGCATTGGCACTGCAAGGGGTGATTTTGGCCCATGGAGTGAGAGCTGCCCCTCAAATGGTATATGTGGGATGAGAACAAGGGTAGAGGATGCACAGGGCATAGCTGATGATACAGCACTCAATGATGTGGTTTTTTACTGTTGTTAA